The proteins below are encoded in one region of Fulvia fulva chromosome 9, complete sequence:
- a CDS encoding Delta-1-pyrroline-5-carboxylate dehydrogenase, mitochondrial has product MHMICCTRVFDPFSSAAEPPAWFRLSLTHHITHTMRTVLRSSAGGIEETLLARRKRVCRGAFQNVRALTSGTYRVPKPFNEPNLHFAPNSPERTKLQEALTEIRSQLPLKVPAIGGKNATVSASQQLTSLTMPAEHAAPFQQYASASEQDVQNAIENALKAKKEWQSMPFTDRAAIFLRAAELVSSKYRFKLLAATMLGQGKNAWQAEIDAAAELADFFRYNVSFAQEIYDKQPTVNAENHHGRTDWRPLEGFVYAVSPFNFTAIGGNLVSAPALLGNVVVWKPAPMNAYASHLVHQILLEAGLPEGVVQLVNGDPNVITDTVFKHREFSALTFIGSSEVFRNLQVKAAQGLAENRYRDFPRMAGETSGKNFHLLHPTANVVNAAKHSVRAAFEYAGQKCSALSRVYVPESRADEFFSTLKHELSRTKVGPPEDYTSFTGPVIDKKAFDRVTKAIDEANNDSRLERIAGGTYDGSKGFYINPTVYATKNPDHYLFDKELFGPVLVAYVYPDAKFEETLDIIDKQGGGFALTGNIFSNDQKAIRLAEDKLRYAAGNFYINCKITAAVIGQQSFGGARASGTCDKAGSAGLLQRFTAPRTLKEEFNRLDEVLYPSNI; this is encoded by the exons ATGCACATGATCTGCTGCACACGGGTGTTCGACCCGTTCTCGTCAGCGGCCGAGCCACCGGCATGGTTCAG GCTCTCCCTCACACATCACATCACACACACCATGAGAACCGTGCTTAGATCATCGGCCGGCGGCATCGAGGAGACACTGCTTGCGAGGAGGAAGAGGGTCTGCCGTGGCGCTTTTCAGAACGTGAGGGCGTTGACCTCAGGCACGTACAGAGTGCCAAAGCCATTCAACGAGCCCAAC CTGCACTTCGCGCCAAACTCACCAGAGAGGACAAAGCTCCAGGAGGCTCTCACTGAGATCCGATCACAGCTGCCACTCAAGGTGCCAGCAATTGGTGGCAAGAATGCTACCGTCAGCGCTTCTCAGCAACTCACATCCTTGACGATGCCAGCAGAGCATGCGGCGCCTTTCCAACAGTATGCATCCGCATCGGAACAGGATGTCCAGAACGCTATTGAGAACGCTCTCAAGGCCAAGAAAGAGTGGCAAAGCATGCCCTTCACCGACAGAGCTGCAATTTTCCTACGAGCAGCTGAGCTTGTGTCCAGCAAGTACCGCTTCAAGCTTCTTGCAGCGACCATGTTGGGCCAGGGCAAGAACGCATGGCAAGCAGAGATTGACGCAGCCGCCGAACTTGCAGACTTCTTCCGCTACAACGTCAGCTTCGCACAAGAAATCTACGACAAGCAGCCTACAGTAAACGCTGAGAACCACCACGGACGAACAGACTGGAGGCCACTTGAAGGTTTCGTCTACGCTGTCTCGCCTTTCAACTTCACTGCTATCGGTGGTAACTTGGTCTCTGCTCCCGCTCTTCTCGGAAATGTTGTCGTATGGAAGCCAGCTCCAATGAACGCCTACGCCTCGCACTTAGTGCACCAGATCCTGCTCGAAGCTGGTCTTCCAGAAGGTGTCGTGCAGCTCGTCAACGGTGACCCCAACGTCATCACAGACACCGTCTTCAAGCACCGCGAATTCTCTGCCCTGACCTTCATCGGCTCATCCGAGGTCTTCCGCAACTTGCAAGTCAAGGCCGCGCAAGGACTTGCCGAGAACCGCTACCGCGACTTCCCCAGAATGGCTGGTGAGACTTCTGGCAAGAACTTCCACCTGCTGCACCCAACTGCCAATGTTGTCAACGCTGCCAAGCACTCCGTCCGCGCTGCGTTCGAATACGCTGGCCAGAAGTGCTCCGCGCTCTCCAGAGTATACGTACCTGAAAGCCGTGCCGATGAGTTCTTCTCCACGCTGAAGCACGAGCTGTCTCGCACCAAGGTCGGCCCACCAGAGGACTACACTTCATTCACCGGCCCGGTCATCGACAAGAAGGCGTTCGACCGCGTCACCAAGGCAATTGATGAGGCGAACAACGACAGCAGACTTGAGCGCATCGCTGGTGGCACATACGACGGCAGCAAGGGCTTCTACATCAACCCAACCGTCTACGCCACCAAGAACCCAGACCACTACCTCTTCGACAAGGAACTGTTCGGTCCAGTCCTCGTTGCCTACGTCTACCCAGACGCCAAGTTTGAGGAGACTCTCGACATCATCGACAAGCAGGGCGGCGGCTTTGCTCTTACTGGTAACATCTTCTCGAACGACCAGAAGGCGATCAGGTTAGCAGAAGACAAGCTTCGCTACGCCGCTGGCAACTTCTACATCAACTGCAAGATCACTGCCGCCGTTATTGGTCAGCAATCTTTCGGTGGTGCTAGAGCTAGCGGTACTTGCGACAAGGCTGGAAGTGCTGGTCTTTTGCAGCGATTCACTGCTCCTCGAACGCTGAAGGAGGAATTCAACCGCTTAGACGA AGTCCTCTACCCATCGAACATATAA
- a CDS encoding L-saccharopine oxidase, whose translation MPSKDAPIAILGGGAWGLSTAHYLTNAGYTNITVYERAEKIPSPYSAAYDLNKIVRAEYEDPFYTQLALEAIEQWKTPLFGPHYHQTGYVVATTGRAPQKAITHLQEALKNIEHHPVFGPGVRRLDGAKDFKDYTWQYSGPLSGFKGYFNRIAGYAHSSDTLEGLWRHCASKGVKFVLGEQSGKVIKLNYTGKKCTGFQTADGREHKSALTIVALGAHAASLLPGVGKFAVARSWSVAHVQLTEDEVNHLRGIPTTNVRDLGFFFEPDPKTRLFKLCPLGIGYTNPDASGVSLPPADKLPPPQDFIPKEDEAKLRQLLRETFPWMADRPFVDQKLCWFADTHDSEFTIDFVPETDNSVICLTGDSGHGFKMMPVFGKWVVELLNNGKQDLKRWQWKDIDLRNQDWGEAVSWRIGKGAVLKDLIQAKEKVVRARL comes from the coding sequence ATGCCTAGCAAAGACGCGCCGATCGCGATCCTGGGCGGCGGTGCCTGGGGACTGTCCACAGCCCACTACCTGACCAACGCCGGCTACACGAACATCACAGTCTACGAGCGCGCCGAGAAGATCCCCTCGCCCTACTCAGCAGCCTACGACCTGAACAAGATCGTCAGAGCAGAATACGAAGACCCATTCTACACACAACTCGCCCTCGAAGCGATAGAACAGTGGAAGACACCGCTCTTTGGCCCACACTACCACCAGACCGGCTACGTAGTCGCAACAACAGGAAGAGCACCACAAAAGGCGATAACACATCTCCAAGAAGCGCTGAAGAACATCGAACACCACCCCGTATTTGGCCCAGGTGTGCGCAGACTCGATGGAGCGAAAGACTTCAAGGACTACACATGGCAGTACTCAGGCCCACTCTCCGGCTTCAAGGGCTACTTCAACCGCATAGCGGGCTACGCCCACTCCTCCGACACCCTTGAAGGCCTCTGGCGACACTGTGCTTCCAAGGGAGTCAAATTTGTCCTCGGCGAACAATCAGGCAAAGTCATCAAACTCAACTACACCGGCAAGAAATGCACCGGCTTCCAAACCGCCGATGGCAGAGAACACAAATCCGCCCTCACCATCGTTGCCCTCGGCGCCCACGCCGCCTCCCTCCTCCCCGGCGTCGGCAAGTTCGCAGTAGCACGCTCCTGGTCCGTCGCCCACGTGCAACTCACCGAAGACGAAGTGAACCACCTCCGCGGCATCCCCACCACCAACGTCCGCGATCTCGGCTTCTTCTTCGAGCCCGACCCAAAGACACGGCTCTTCAAACTCTGCCCTCTCGGCATAGGATACACCAACCCCGACGCCAGCGGCGTTTCCCTTCCACCAGCGGACAAGCTCCCACCGCCTCAAGACTTCATCCCCAAAGAAGACGAAGCGAAGCTCCGCCAACTACTCCGCGAGACTTTCCCCTGGATGGCAGATCGTCCCTTCGTAGATCAGAAGCTGTGCTGGTTTGCGGATACGCACGACTCAGAATTCACGATCGATTTCGTGCCCGAAACTGACAACTCTGTAATCTGCTTGACTGGTGATTCAGGTCATGGGTTCAAGATGATGCCGGTGTTTGGCAAGTGGGTTGTGGAGCTTCTCAATAACGGCAAGCAAGATCTGAAGAGGTGGCAGTGGAAGGACATTGATCTGAGGAATCAGGATTGGGGTGAGGCGGTGAGCTGGAGGATTGGGAAGGGTGCGGTGTTGAAGGATTTGATCCAGGCGAAGGAGAAGGTTGTTAGGGCGAGATTGTAA
- a CDS encoding NAD-specific glutamate dehydrogenase gives MAEAQANGVANGEVNGLANGEAPKNKLLDQVVRTPGRQPSPQPTRLSVPGALPHRVLHEEGSGYVAPKFEGKTQQMEEVMDQVEEKGFIPGDLVEAETKWFYNELGIDDMYFSTESVDAVVSHIHSLYAAKVAAYARDDKKLEIRLDKEATDHAVYIDTSVPGITAPDGSQFETRLEQKYLDGGRGLNSYRVESFRSPSKIPGGNDQSLRCYFVYQSSFKNKTPSADEKRVEELGDERFLLKTTKNTRDIYQEVMDAVVTRTGPVIDMYDVEGSREKRLVVGFKQGTALGLFAALSDLYHYYGLTSSRKYVEQFSNGITIMSIYLKPGSQTISAKHPPIEASIHQVMKEISLLYCIPQNKFQAHFNSGRLSLQEAIYAHCVWVFVQHFLNRLGGEYNTLRTLLDTTNSVHAELLTKLKKRLRTETFTADYILEIINQYPDLIRSLYLSFANAHYVQTRGEQDDFLPTLSYLRMKVERVLTDDELKEAVSKTVINEHHEMVMTAFRVFNNAVLKTNFYTPTKVALSFRLNPSFLPAEEYPQPLYGMFLVISSEFRGFHLRFRDIARGGIRIVKSRSREAYAINARSLFDENYNLANTQQRKNKDIPEGGSKGVVLLDIQHQDKTIVAFEKYIDSIMDLLLPPTSPGIKDPIVDLHGKEEILFMGPDENTADLVNWATEHARVRGAPWWKSFFTGKSPKLGGIPHDHYGMTTLSVREYVKGIYRKLDLDQSQVRKLQTGGPDGDLGSNEILLGSEKYCAIVDGSGVLVDPHGLNKDELVRLARERKMIVNYDTTKLSPAGYRVLVEENNVTLPSGEIVNNGTAFRNTFHLRSSDNEKYDVFVPCGGRPESIDFTSAAKLISKGKSIISYIVEGANLFITQEAKLRLEKAGCIVFKDASANKGGVTSSSLEVLASLSFDDESFLENMCVHKDGTTPQFYQDYVRQVQKIIQENARLEFEAIWRENEQTGIARSILSDQLSNAITKMDEELQGTTLWDNINLRRSVLNDALPNLLLQKVGLEKILERVPESYLRAIFGSFLASRFIYSMGISASPVSFFAFMNERMAHLTNGAEVTAQ, from the exons ATGGCGGAAGCACAAGCGAATGGCGTTGCCAACGGCGAAGTCAATGGCCTCGCAAACGGCGAAGCGCCCAAGAACAAGCTCCTTGATCAGGTAGTCCGAACACCTGGACGTCAGCCGTCGCCTCAGCCAACACGCCTGAGCGTGCCAGGAGCGCTGCCTCACCGCGTCCTCCACGAGGAAGGCTCTGGCTATGTTGCTCCCAAGTTCGAGGGCAAGACGCAGCAGATGGAGGAGGTCATGGACCAGGTGGAAGAGAAGGGCTTCATTCCAGGTGACTTGGTGGAGGCGGAGACCAAGTGGTTCTACAACGAGCTTGGCATCGACGACATGTACTTCAGCACCGAGAGTGTTGACGCTGTTGTCAGCCACATCCACTCGCTGTATGCGGCCAAGGTGGCTGCGTACGCAAGAGATGACAAGAAGCTGGAGATCCGTCTTGACAAGGAGGCCACCGATCATGCCGTGTACATTGACACCAGTGTGCCAGGCATTACCGCGCCAGACGGTTCGCAATTCGAGACGAGACTTGAGCAAAAGTACCTGGATGGCGGCAGAGGCTTGAACAGCTACCGCGTGGAGTCGTTCCGATCGCCCAGCAAGATTCCAGGCGGTAACGATCAGTCCCTCCGATGCTACTTCGTCTACCAGTCGAGCTTCAAGAACAAGACCCCATCGGCAGACGAGAAGCGAGTTGAAGAGCTTGGAGATGAGCGCTTCCTGCTCAAGACGACCAAGAACACCAGAGACATCTACCAGGAAGTCATGGATGCGGTGGTGACAAGAACAGGACCTGTCATTGACATGTATGACGTCGAGGGTTCGCGCGAGAAGAGGCTCGTCGTTGGCTTCAAGCAGGGCACGGCACTTGGTCTCTTCGCGGCATTGAGCGACCTTTATCACTACTATGGCTTGACGTCGTCCAGGAAGTACGTCGAGCAGTTCAGCAACGGCATTACGATCATGTCCATCTACCTCAAGCCTGGGTCACAGACAATCTCGGCCAAGCACCCACCCATCGAGGCCAGCATCCACCAGGTGATGAAGGAGATCTCGCTCCTGTACTGCATTCCACAAAACAAGTTCCAAGCCCACTTCAACAGCGGCCGTCTCTCGCTGCAGGAGGCCATCTACGCTCACTGTGTCTGGGTGTTTGTGCAGCACTTCTTGAACAGGCTGGGAGGCGAATACAACACACTCAGAACACTTCTCGACACCACCAACAGCGTTCATGCAGAGCTGCTCACGAAGCTCAAGAAGCGTCTGCGAACCGAAACATTTACCGCCGACTACATCCTCGAGATCATCAACCAGTACCCTGACCTGATCCGCTCTCTATACCTGTCATTCGCCAACGCCCACTATGTCCAGACACGAGGCGAGCAAGATGACTTCCTCCCAACACTTTCCTATCTTCGAATGAAGGTCGAGCGAGTGCTCACTGATGATGAGCTGAAAGAGGCCGTCTCGAAGACCGTCATTAACGAGCACCACGAAATGGTGATGACTGCTTTCCGCGTCTTCAACAATGCTGTGCTCAAGACAAACTTCTACACACCCACCAAGGTCGCACTGAGCTTCCGTTTGAACCCTTCGTTCTTGCCAGCTGAGGAATACCCGCAGCCACTCTACGGCATGTTTCTGGTCATCAGCTCCGAGTTCAGAGGGTTCCATCTTCGTTTCAGAGATATTGCACGTGGTGGTATCCGCATCGTCAAGTCTAGGAGTCGAGAGGCGTACGCCATCAACGCCCGATCTTTATTCGATGAGAACTACAACCTGGCGAATACGCAGCAACGCAAGAACAAAGACATCCCAGAAGGTGGTAGCAAAGGTGTTGTCCTGCTTGATATCCAACATCAAGACAAGACGATTGTTGCCTTTGAGAAGTACATCGACTCGATCATGGATCTGCTCTTGCCCCCCACAAGTCCTGGTATCAAAGATCCAATTGTCGATCTGCACGGCAAGGAAGAGATCTTGTTCATGGGTCCCGACGAGAACACTGCTGATCTCGTGAACTGGGCGACTGAGCACGCACGAGTACGTGGCGCACCATGGTGGAAGTCGTTCTTCACTGGAAAGTCGCCCAAGCTGGGTGGTATCCCACATGACCACTACGGTATGACCACTCTCTCGGTCCGTGAGTACGTCAAAGGCATCTACAGAAAGCTCGACCTCGACCAAAGCCAGGTCAGAAAGCTGCAGACTGGTGGTCCAGATGGTGATCTCGGCTCAAACGAGATTCTGCTCGGCTCAGAGAAGTACTGTGCTATTGTCGATGGGTCTGGTGTGCTTGTCGACCCACATGGTCTGAACAAGGATGAGCTCGTGCGACTTGCCCGAGAGCGCAAGATGATTGTCAACTACGACACTACCAAGCTGTCCCCTGCAGGCTACCGTGTGCTGGTCGAAGAAAACAACGTGACACTACCGTCTGGCGAGATTGTCAACAATGGTACCGCATTCCGCAACACCTTCCATCTGAGAAGCAGCGACAACGAGAAGTACGATGTCTTTGTACCATGCGGTGGACGACCAGAATCGATCGACTTCACCAGTGCAGCCAAGCTCATCTCGAAGGGCAAGTCTATCATCTCCTACATCGTGGAAGGTGCCAACCTCTTCATCACACAAGAAGCAAAGCTACGTCTGGAGAAGGCAGGTTGCATTGTGTTCAAGGACGCATCGGCGAACAAGGGTGGTGTGACCAGCTCTTCCCTTGAAGTCCTGGCGTCTCTATCATTCGATGACGAGAGCTTCTTGGAGAACATGTGTGTGCACAAGGATGGTACTACACCACAATTCTACCAAGACTACGTACGCCAGGTGCAGAAGATCATTCAAGAGAACGCACGACTAGAGTTTGAGGCTATTTGGCGAGAGAATGAGCAGACTGGTATCGCACGAAGCATCCTCAGTGACCAGCTCAGCAATGCGATCACGAAGATGGACGAGGAGCTGCAAGGTACCACTCTATGGGACAACATCAACCTCCGACGAAGTGTGCTCAATGACGCATTACCGAACCTACTCCTGCAGAAGGTTGGCCTGGAGAAGATTCTTGAGCGG GTCCCTGAATCCTACCTCCGCGCCATCTTCGGCAGCTTCCTCGCCAGCCGCTTCATCTACAGCATGGGCATTTCAGCATCACCTGTCAGCTTCTTTGCTTTCATGAACGAGCGTATGGCACACTTGACCAATGGTGCAGAAGTAACTGCACAATAG
- a CDS encoding Aspartate aminotransferase, cytoplasmic produces MVCVACIIQIGTRRVATTFTSSARAKRTMTTSINQAVEAIRSFATSARTTSLKDGPLTDVPQAPKDPMFGLSAAYRADTFDRKVDLGVGAYRDENAKPWVLPVVKKAKEILNQNPELNHEYQPIAGFPEYTEASQRLVLGNNSKAILEQRARTVQTLSGTGALSLAARFLAAYYPDSSAKRVWVSDPPYVNHLPIMQNAGLETGIYPYYASQTKSLNFTAWLDKLRQIPAESIILLHACAHNPTGVDPTHRQWEQIAEVMKEKRHTPFFDSAYQGFASGNLDNDAWTIRHFVEQDFDTVLIAQSYAKNFGLYGERAGALHVVTLSPDLSQRILSQLTRLQRVDISTPPAFGARIVATVLNDPRLFAEWQDDLRTMSGRIIEMRQALRAQIERLGTPGGWRHVTDQSGMFCYSGLSKEQVGVLREAYHVYLTGDGRVSVSGLNGSNVGYVAQAVKEVVSGGGAKL; encoded by the exons ATGGTGTGCGTCGCGTGTATTATACAGATTGGTACTCGACGTGTTGCGACGACCTTCACATCATCAGCCAGAGCAAAGCGAACCATGACTACGTCGATCAACCAAGCAGTAGAGGCAATCAGGTCGTTCGCCACAAGCGCACGGACAACAAGCCTGAAGGATGGACCGCTCACAGATGTGCCTCAGGCGCCGAAAGATCCAATGTTTGGATTGAGTGCAGCATATCGCGCAGACACATTCGATCGCAAGGTAGACCTAGGCGTTGGAGCTTACCGCGACGAGAATGCGAAGCCATGGGTTCTGCCAGTGGTCAAGAAG GCCAAAGAAATCTTGAACCAGAACCCAGAGCTCAACCACGAATACCAGCCCATCGCAGGTTTCCCAGAGTACACCGAAGCCTCACAACGCCTCGTGCTCGGCAATAACTCCAAAGCAATCCTCGAGCAACGCGCCAGAACAGTCCAAACATTATCTGGCACAGGAGCTCTCAGCCTCGCAGCCCGCTTCCTGGCAGCATACTACCCCGACTCCTCCGCCAAACGTGTCTGGGTCTCTGATCCTCCTTACGTCAACCACCTGCCAATTATGCAAAACGCAGGCCTCGAAACCGGCATCTACCCCTACTACGCCTCCCAAACCAAGTCCCTAAACTTCACCGCGTGGCTAGACAAACTCCGCCAGATCCCTGCCGAGTCCATAATCCTCCTCCACGCCTGCGCACACAACCCCACAGGCGTAGACCCCACTCACCGCCAATGGGAACAAATCGCCGAAGTCATGAAGGAGAAACGACACACCCCCTTCTTCGACTCAGCGTATCAAGGCTTCGCCTCTGGCAACCTCGACAACGACGCATGGACGATCCGCCACTTCGTCGAGCAAGACTTCGACACAGTGCTCATCGCCCAATCCTACGCGAAAAACTTCGGCCTCTACGGCGAACGAGCTGGAGCCCTGCACGTCGTAACCCTTAGCCCGGACCTCAGCCAAAGAATCCTCAGCCAACTAACCCGACTCCAACGCGTCGATATCTCCACCCCACCTGCCTTCGGCGCCCGCATTGTTGCTACAGTCCTGAACGACCCCAGACTCTTTGCGGAGTGGCAGGATGATTTGAGGACGATGTCGGGACGGATTATTGAGATGCGGCAAGCTCTTAGGGCGCAGATTGAGAGGTTGGGAACGCCGGGAGGTTGGAGACATGTTACCGATCAGAGTGGGATGTTTTGTTATTCGGGGTTGAGTAAGGAGCAGGTGGGGGTGTTGAGGGAGGCGTATCATGTTTATTTGACGGGGGATGGGAGGGTTAGTGTTAGTGGGTTGAATGGAAGTAACGTGGGATATGTGGCACAGGCGGTGAAGGAGGTGGTTAGTGGGGGGGGGGCGAAGCTGTAG
- a CDS encoding Proline utilization trans-activator, with amino-acid sequence MDEVVKSGRVRKRAPNACTRCRKQKIKCSGNVPCEQCSRRNVNCAFDDKQHKILVSQTYIAELERRAAGQSPHNGNQIPPLHHIGLDNDPGSPGEHGEPSGHGNIHHGPGSDDIEDDHASPSEPSTQGQTAVRTTPEANLTNPLDPNNSDSFTLDTASRRFFLGVSSNWSFGRRVLRMVHEKVNDTPLPAEGLQFEGSTYDLGWDGHRRTVAVDTSSLPTSDFAVFLINAVKFHCGRLFHLFDETLFMHYFTRFYEDPGNEANYPRLWFIHFLLILAFGKAFIVGANKSKRPPGAELFVQGMQLLPDITGLYTDPVQSTEVLCCAALYLQCLDLRSAAYNVIGQAFRLAVEQGLHTDMQSLHLPDAMVERCREVWWTVYILDRHMTSLMGVPMSLSDDEITACLPTFAGQTKKAIALSLHVRLAKAEAVILQTVYGRGGGRSERFLLNMKGALRTIASANEQRNASFPLDLDNTSILSHTGNKTVTLFFPTEATGVDKAIASVCVARRQIARQESFIPFDRDAAFSSAVVLNVAATVDPSLVKNKDPRLQTALAILDEMTTRGNRIAEFHKFELEQLAANLRRLQAMSSAANEGRADSTSQVSPNETTSLSVAPMDGQNSEDFQTTFDNIDTILSEWNSDDGLSGEHLMAVADSLDFGQLNWLTMGDFEQPMSVGH; translated from the exons ATGGACGAGGTCGTGAAGAGCGGCAGGGTCCGGAAAAGAGCCCCAAACGC GTGTACCAGATGTCGCAAGCAGAAGATCAAGTGCAGTGGTAATGTGCCGTGCGAGCAGTGCTCTAGGAGAAACGTCAACTGCGCTTTCGATGACAAGCAGCACAAGATACTCGTGAGCCAGAC ATATATTGCAGAGCTCGAACGGCGTGCTGCTGGTCAGTCGCCACACAACGGCAATCAGATCCCACCACTCCATCACATAGGGCTGGACAACGATCCAGGTTCTCCGGGTGAACATG GAGAGCCATCAGGGCATGGAAACATACATCATGGTCCTGGATCAGACGACATCGAAGATGATCATGCATCCCCGTCAGAACCCTCGACCCAGGGCCAGACCGCAGTGCGTACCACGCCTGAGGCTAATCTGACCAACCCCTTGGATCCCAATAATTCCGACTCGTTTACTCTTGATACAGCCAGCAGAAGAT TCTTCTTGGGAGTTTCCTCGAACTGGTCTTTTGGGCGGAGAGTGCTGAGAATGGTTCACGAAAAGGTGAACGACACTCCACTCCCAGCAGAAGGCTTACAATTCGAAGGATCAACTTACGATCTCGGCTGGGATGGCCACAGAAGAACTGTTGCCGTTGACACTTCGTCTCTGCCGACCTCCGACTTTGCAGTGTTTCTGATCAATGCTGTGAAGTTTCACTGTGGCCGACTGTTCCATCTCTTCGACGAAACATTATTCATGCATTATTTTACAAGGTTCTACGAGGATCCAGGCAACGAGGCCAACTACCCCAGGCTATGGTTCATCCATTTTCTGCTGATACTGGCTTTTGGTAAGGCATTCATTGTAGGAGCGAACAAAAGCAAAAGGCCACCAGGAGCGGAGCTCTTTGTACAGGGCATGCAGCTGCTTCCTGACATCACTGGCCTGTACACCGATCCTGTACAGTCGACCGAAGTCCTGTGCTGTGCTGCTCTCTACCTGCAATGTCTGGACCTTCGCAGTGCTGCATACAACGTG ATCGGACAAGCCTTCAGACTCGCAGTCGAGCAAGGTCTCCACACTGATATGCAAAGTCTACATCTACCAGATGCTATGGTGGAGAGATGCCGCGAGGTCTGGTGGACAGTGTACATTCTGGACCGTCATATGACATCTCTGATGGGTGTACCCATGAGCTTGTCAGATGATGAGATCACGGCCTGCTTGCCCACGTTTGCCGGTCAAACAAAGAAGGCGATTGCGTTGAGCCTTCATGTAAGGTTGGCAAAGGCAGAAGCAGTTATACTACAGA CTGTGTACGGCCGAGGTGGTGGCAGAAGTGAGCGATTCTTGTTGAACATGAAAGGAGCACTAAGGACAATTGCATCAGCTAATGAGCAACGCAACGCGTCCTTCCCTCTGGATCTCGACAATACTAGTATTT TGTCTCATACTGGCAACAAGACCGTTACTTTATTCTTTCCTACAGAAGCGACTGGAGTCGACAAAGCCATTGCGAGTGTCTGCGTCGCACGGCGCCAGATCGCTCGTCAGG AGAGCTTCATACCATTCGATCGCGATGCCGCCTTTTCGTCCGCAGTAGTTCTCAACGTTGCAGCGACAGTTGACCCATCGTTGGTCAAGAACAAGGATCCGAGGCTGCAGACAGCGCTTGCGATTTTGGACGAGATGACTACACGAGGCAACCGGATTGCCGAGTTTCACAAATTTGAACTGGAGCAATTGGCTGCCAACCTGAGGCGCCTGCAGGCGATGTCATCGGCTGCTAACGAGGGAAGAGCAGATTCGACCAGTCAAGTTTCGCCCAACGAGACGACAAGCCTCAGCGTGGCTCCTATGGATGGACAGAACTCGGAAGACTTCCAGACGACATTCGATAACATTGACACCATTCTGAGCGAGTGGAATTCGGATGATGGACTGAGTGGAGAACATCTCATGGCCGTCGCCGATTCTCTGGACTTCGGGCAGTTGAATTGGCTGACCATGGGCGACTTCGAGCAACCGATGAGCGTAGGCCATTGA